The genomic DNA CCCGGCCGGTGTGCCCGATCCAGAGGCCCACCGGGAGGGCGACGAGCGCCGCGATCGCCAGGGCCAGCGCGGAGTAGGCGAGGTGCTCGCCCAGCCGGGTCGGGATCCCGTACGGGCCGGACCACTGGGCCGGGTCGGTCAGCCAGGCCCAGACCTGGCCGATCACGAGGCGGCCCCGGCGGCGGTGTGGGCGGGGGCGGCGCTCGGCCGACCGGCCCGCGTCCACGGCGTGAGCAGCCTCGACAGCACCACGATGACCAGGTCGAACGCCAGCGCCAGCAGCACGCAGCAGACGATGCCGACGAGCAGCTCCTCGCCGTAGAACCGCTGGTAGCCATCGGTGAGCAGCGACCCGAGCTGCGCGACGCCGATGAGCGAGGCCACCGAGACGATGCTGACGTTGCTGACCGCCGCGACCCGCAGGCCGGCCGCGATGACCGGGATCGCGAGCGGCAGGTCGACGGCGAGGAGGCGCCGCAGCCCGCCGTACCCCATCGCCGTCGCCGCCGCGACCGTCTCCGCGGGCACGGAGGCGAGCCCGTCGGCCACGGACCGCACGAGCAGCGCGATCGTGTAGATCGTCATGGCGACCAGGACGTTGACGGGGTCCAGGATCTTCGTGCCGAGCACCAACGGGATGAGCACGAACAGCGCGAGGCTGGGGATCGTGTAGAGCAGCCCGGTGCCGGTGAGCAGCGCCGGGCGCCACCAGCCGCCCCGCTGCGCGAGCCAGCCGAGCGGGAGGGCGAGGAGCAGCCCGATGAGGAGGGGCAGGCCGGCCAGGTACGCGTGTTGGACCGCGAGCTGACCCACCGCCCCGGCGTGCTCCAGGAACCAGGTCATGGCGCCGCCCCCGGGTCGCTCGCGCCCGCGGGCCCGCGCGGGGAGTCCATGGCGGCGACCAGGTCGGCGACCCGGACGGTGCCGACCAGGGCGCCGAAGTCGTCCACGACCACCCCGCGGCGCGACGGCGAGGACAGGGCCGCGTCGAGGTAGGTCCGCAGCGGGCCGCCGAGCGTGGCGACGGTCCCGCCGAGGTCCAGGTCCTCGTGCCGCTCGGGGGCGCGGGTGCGGTCGGTCCGGGTCCAGCCGAGCGGACGGCGTACGTCGTCGACGACGAGCACCCACCCGTCCTCGCCGGACCCGGCCGTGGGCTCGCCGAGGCGGACCGGCCGCTCCGGGGCCGGCGCGATCACCCCCGGCGCCGGCACGAAGCCCAGCGCCCGGTAGCCGCGGTCGCGGCCGACGAAGCCGGCGACGAAGTCGTCCGCCGGGCTGGCCAGCAGCGTCGCGGGGTCGGCGAGCTGAGCGAGGCGCCCGCCCACCCGCAGCACCGCCACCTGGTCCCCCAGGCGGATGGCCTCGTCGATGTCGTGGGTGACGAAGAGGATCGTCTTGCGGAGCTGCTGCTGCAGCGCGAGCAGGTCGGCCTGCAGCTGGTCGCGGACCACCGGGTCGACCGCGCTGAACGGCTCGTCCATGAGCAGCACCGGGGGGTCGGCGGCCAACGCGCGCGCCACCCCCACCCGCTGCTGTTGCCCCCCCGAGAGCTGCCCGGGGTAGCGCCGGGCCAGCGATGAGTCCAGGCCCACGCGGTCGAGCAGCTCCCGGGCCCGGTCGCGCGCCGTCGCCTTCGGCGTGCCCAGGAGGAGCGGCACGGTCATGACGTTGCGTTCCACCGTGAGGTGCGGGAACAGGCCGCCGTGTTGGATGACGTAGCCGATGCCGCGGCGCAGCCGCGCCGCGTCCATCGTCGCGGTGTCCTGATCGCCGACGGTGATGCGGCCGGCGCTCGGGGTGACCATCCGGTTGACCATCCGCAGCGAGGTGGTCTTGCCGCAGCCCGACGGGCCCACCAGCACCGTGATCCGGCCCTCGGGCGCCGTCATCGTGAGGCCGTCGACGGCGGGCGGGCCGGAGCCGTACCGCTTGGTGACCTCGTCAAACCGGATCATGCGGACACGCTATCCGCGGGCGCCGACAACGGCGCGTCGAGCGTGACGGATGATCGCGGCGCGTCGGGCGCCGCCGTACGCCTTACAGCTGCCGCACGATCCGCGCGGGATTGCCCACGGCGACGACCCCGGCGGGCAGGTCCTTGGTCACGACCGCGCCCGAGCCGACCACCGTGTCGTCGCCGATGCTTACTCCAGGCAGCACGATGACGCCCCCGCCGAGCCACACGTTGTCGCCGATGGTGATGGGCGTCGCGGCCTCCCATTTGGCGCGCCGCGGGCCGGGTTCGAGCGGGTGCCACGCGGTGAGGAGCTGCACGTTGGGCGCGATCTGGCAGTCGGCGCCGATCGTGATCCGCGCGGCGTCGAGGGCCACCAGGTGGTAGTTGACGAAGGTCCTCGCGCCGATGGACAGGTTCCGCCCGTAGTCGAGCAGAATCGGCGGCCGCACCACGACCCCGTCCCCGCAGTGGCCGAGCATCCGGCGCAGCAGGTCCGCACGCAGGTCGCCTTGCCGCGCCGAGGTCGCGTTGTACTGCTCCTGCAGGTCCATGCAGCGCAGGTGTGCCTCGGCGAGTTCGGGGTCGTCCGCGACGTAGAGCTCGCCCGCGTCCATCCGCTCGCGCATCGACCGCCGGTCGGTTGCCTCGTTCATCGGCCCAGCCAAGCACACGACGTACGGCGTGCGGGGCCCCGCGCGAGACGCGAAGGCTAGCGTGCAGCGGTGGCTTACCCCCGCGAGAAGCTGGCCTCCCGCTATCGCAGCATGGCCCTCCTGGAGCCCCTCAACGTCGGCGTGGTCGCGGCGCTTTTCCCGATCTTCGGCTGGCCCCTGACCGCCGCCAATGTGCTGGGTTTCGTCGCGGTGGCGGCGTTGCTCCTGGTCGGCGGCGCCTATTGGGCCGCGAAGTGGGAACAGCTCCGCGAAAGAACCGAACTGCCGCGCGGGCTGGGCTTCTTCGCGGGGGTCCAGTGGCCCTGCCTCGCGTTGGTGCTGGCGGCCGTCGCGGTCTCCGTGGCGGCGGGACCGGGGCAGGTCGAAGCGCTCGGCGGGGGTCGCCTGGCGGGCTGGCTGCCGGGAGCGGGCCTTGCCGCATTGGCCGTGGCCGAGCAGGTGAACTACTTCCACGTGCAGCTGAGCCACGACAACCGCTATGACCTGGAACGGCTGTTCCGCG from Austwickia sp. includes the following:
- a CDS encoding sugar O-acetyltransferase: MNEATDRRSMRERMDAGELYVADDPELAEAHLRCMDLQEQYNATSARQGDLRADLLRRMLGHCGDGVVVRPPILLDYGRNLSIGARTFVNYHLVALDAARITIGADCQIAPNVQLLTAWHPLEPGPRRAKWEAATPITIGDNVWLGGGVIVLPGVSIGDDTVVGSGAVVTKDLPAGVVAVGNPARIVRQL
- a CDS encoding ATP-binding cassette domain-containing protein → MIRFDEVTKRYGSGPPAVDGLTMTAPEGRITVLVGPSGCGKTTSLRMVNRMVTPSAGRITVGDQDTATMDAARLRRGIGYVIQHGGLFPHLTVERNVMTVPLLLGTPKATARDRARELLDRVGLDSSLARRYPGQLSGGQQQRVGVARALAADPPVLLMDEPFSAVDPVVRDQLQADLLALQQQLRKTILFVTHDIDEAIRLGDQVAVLRVGGRLAQLADPATLLASPADDFVAGFVGRDRGYRALGFVPAPGVIAPAPERPVRLGEPTAGSGEDGWVLVVDDVRRPLGWTRTDRTRAPERHEDLDLGGTVATLGGPLRTYLDAALSSPSRRGVVVDDFGALVGTVRVADLVAAMDSPRGPAGASDPGAAP
- a CDS encoding ABC transporter permease subunit, which produces MTWFLEHAGAVGQLAVQHAYLAGLPLLIGLLLALPLGWLAQRGGWWRPALLTGTGLLYTIPSLALFVLIPLVLGTKILDPVNVLVAMTIYTIALLVRSVADGLASVPAETVAAATAMGYGGLRRLLAVDLPLAIPVIAAGLRVAAVSNVSIVSVASLIGVAQLGSLLTDGYQRFYGEELLVGIVCCVLLALAFDLVIVVLSRLLTPWTRAGRPSAAPAHTAAGAAS